ACCTGTGCCCACCCCCACCTGTACATGCACAGCCCTGTGCACACACTTACACACCCCTACATGGCACACACTTGTACACACTTGCACACGTGTGTTCACACCCCCCTGTACTCACACTCACCCATACACACCCACACCCCCCCTGCACACCCCCTTGTGCACCCCCCGTGCATTCACCCCCCCATTCACACTCACCCGCTCACACTCATGCTCCCCCAGGCCCCGCCCACTCCCCAAGGCCACGCCCACTCCATCAAACCACGCCCACCACCGCTCCCAAGCCCCGCCCACCACCATTCACCCCACCTTCCCCAAGCCCCGCCCACCACCCATTAAACCCCGCCCCCTTCCAAACCACGCCCCCTCCacaggccccgccccctccccgcccctcccATCCCTCTCGCGagaggggcggggcggggcggctcCGCTGGGTCCCAGTGCCCGCCGCTCCCGGTGCCCGCCGGGTCCCCGCCGCTTCCCTCCCGCCTCCCGTCTCCCCTCGCCATGGCGGCCCCGGGCTGGGCCCCCACTCACGTTCAGGTGACGGTGCTGCGGGCGAGGGGGCTGCGGGCCAAGGGGGCGTCGGGCGGCAGCGACGCCTACGCGGTGATGGCGCTGGGCCGGGAGAAGTTCTCCACGTCGGTGGCCGAGCGCTGCCAGGGCCGGCCCGAGTGGCGGCAGGAGGCCACCTTCGAgctgccgcccgccgccgccagccTGCGCCTCACCGTGCTGCACCGCGCCCTCGTCGGCCTCGACAAGTTCCTGGGCCGGGCCGAGGTTGACCTGGCGGCCCTGCGGGGGGACGGAGGCCGCCGGCATACCaggtgggggccggggggggtcctgaggggagatgggggggctgaggggtgtTGGGAGGGGTCCTGAGGGGAGATCGGGGGGtcccgaggggctggggggggtttgAGGGGAGATAAGGGGGTCCctaggggctgggggggggtcttgggggcaGCTGGAGGGGTCCtgaggggaggtgggggggttctgaggggctggggagggatttTGGGGGGCCTCAGTGGAGCTGGGGAGCCCCTGAGGGGTTGAGCGGGGGTCCtgagaggagctggagaggtcttgggggcagctggggggtcCTGAGGGGAGATAGGGGCGCCCTGGAGGGTGTGGGAGGGTCTTGGGTGGGCTCTGGGAGCTTGAGGGAGAGCTTTGGAGGCCCCtgaggggagatggggggggtCTTGAGGGGTTTGGAGGGGTCTTGAAGGGATCTGGGGGGGTTCTGAGGGGTTGGGGGAAACTTCAGGGAGCTCTGGGGGCTTGAGGGAGAACTTTAGGGAGCCCTGAGCAGAGATAGAGGGACCctgaggggtctggggggggctTTGAGGGGTCCTGAGTAGAGCTGAGGAGCCCtagaggggtttggggggggcttTAGGGGGCCCTGAGAGGTTGTGAAGGTCCtggaggggagctggggacTCCCAGAGGTTGAGGGGGACCCTTAGTGGGCCCTGAGGGtttgggggcagggggctgctgccccccgtGGGGGCTCGGAGAGGtggggagccctgggggggAGCAGCGGGGGCTCTGGGGGGAGCCCCTCATACCCTGCTCAGGGTGACCCCAGGGGAAGGCACCTGGTGCTTTTCGGGCTCTCCTTCCCCACGCTCaggtttcctttttaaatatttacctgCCAGCGCGAGCGATTTATGCTGGGAACAATGAGGTTGTCTGAGGAAGCCTGGTGTGTCTGAAATGCCCTCTCGTTGGGACAGAGTGcgagccctgccctgccagctgtttatatatttttcttaataactGCTTAGCAGAGCCTGGTGGTGTAGGAGCAGGTAACTCAGTACTCTTCAGGTTCTTCCTGGCTGCGAGGCGCCGAGCTGCGAGACTTCTCCTTGAACACCGAGTGCCAGACCCGGGTCACGCTGGCACCTTGGAACGTAAACACTGGTGCAGAGCCCTGAAATCCCAGGGTGGTTACTGGGAGCgctgtgctgggagccagcAGCGCTGGGAGAGCCGCGAGGCAGCCCGTGAGTCAGCTCCTCTCACCCACCCCAGGAGCCGGTGTTTATTCACAGCGAAGCCAGGATCTGCTTCTCAACAAAGCCCTGGCTGCCTGTGAAGTCCTAATTACAGCGTGGCTGTCATTAAGGGCTGCGAGGCTGCTGTCAGGCCCTAATGTGTTTACTCTTGGAGGCCAAGTGCCTGCAGTCAGCAGAGGGCAGCGAGTCAGCCCTGTAGGGCGGTGAGGGGCTTCTCCCAGGTTTCTTCACGTCTGGGGCCAAGGAAAATTGCAGAAAGATGTAACTTTGGTGCTTCTGGGGGAAACTTATGGTATTTCCAGTCGTTAGCCTCCCCCTCGCCCTCGATTTCCTGCATGAAGCTCGTTCCTTCCATCGCCCTCCTGTGAACGCAGGATTTACCCGCAGCATGTGGGCTGATCCCTCCTTGTGTGCCACACCAAGGCTTGAAAATGTCGGCTGTCTGCAGCTAAAACCAGAAGTTAAAAGTTTGCCTCTAGTTTTGGGTGGTTCTGCCAGTAAATCATTTACTCTCCCCGCTCGAACTGCAGTGGATGTGGTGGCGTGCTCCTCAGAAACAGCAGCACGCTGCGCTGCCCTTTGCTGAGCACGgggtttttgctttgtttgccttTCAGACAGGGCCCTCATTGCCCCCGGGAGGCTGCGCAGGACAGCACTGACGCTGAACAAATGCAGGCGTGCGCCTGGAAAGACCTCGAGGCAGGACAAAAAAGCCCAGCCGTGGCTCATGTGTGCCTGGATTGAGCGTGGCAGGTGCCTGGCTGGTGCTCAGGAAGGTTCCAGCCGTCACTGCGGGACTTTAGGGCAGGATGAACCTGACAAAACATCACATTTTCTGAAAACCCAACCCTTGTAGCACTGCTTGGTGCTGCTGTCCTGTACCCTCGAGTCAGAGCAGTGACTGAGCGTGCTGCTCGTGCCCGCATCCCTCTTGTGCCATCCTCCAGAGCAGGCTTCTGAGCCCCTCTTTGGTTAACCCCCttctggttttgtctttttgaagaaaatggctTTTTCCTATTCTCTTTCATTGCTTGCAGTGCACGATCAGAGTTTTGAAGTGCAAATTTTCTGGAGAGGCGGGTTTGCACGGTCCGGTTCTGTTCCTTCATTTCCCTTCGCTAGCTGCGTGGAGCCAAAGCCAGCCTTGTCCACGCGTCCTTCCTTCCCTAGCAGGAGTCAGCAAGTCTGTGGCTCTTggaacagccaaaaaaaaaaaaacaacaaaccccCCCACATTGGTATGCAGCTGataatttttcttccctggcACTAACGTGCTGTGGATGTCGGTGAGGAGGACGTAGGGGTGGTAATTGAGCGACTGGAGTGGTGGCAGGCAGCGAGGTTTCCCCGAGCACTCGCTGCTCACTGCTCCTATTCCGGGCTGGGTTTCAGGAAGGGGGGATGAGGCTCTGTCTGTAGCAAACCTGGCTGGTTCGATCCAACCAGCACCGCGGAGTTGTGGAAATCCCCACGAGTTCTGTAATGCTTGTTTTGGTTCTCGTGGCGCTGATTAGGGGTTCCTTAGCTTAAGAAGCATTAAGATAGCAGCTGAGAGGAAGCTGGAATGAAAGGTATGAGGGTGTGGGCTGTGTGCGTAAGCTCTCCGGTACCAGTGTCACCTCTCGGAGGCTCCCTTAGCACCCACTTCAAAGCTTTAATCTCGGTGAATTTCAGGGAGGCAgagaaaagtacaaaaaaaaaagagtggctGAGCTGACCTACAGGAATTCCATGCTGTGTGGGTTTTTAACCCTTTCTGGTTTTagtttaataaaacaaatttcacagatttcacagatttcactttttctgtttgcagtaaGAAGTGTTTTCCTGTGGTATCTGGGGTCATGACTGTGACGTAGTTGTAAGActgaaggtttttctttttttctacacaGAGGGGTTTCAGATCCTTAAAACACGGAGATCCTCTGCTGTTTTAAACTATTTGTGAGTCTCAGGAGCTTGTTGCTGAAACGAATCTCCTTGTTTTGGCAGGTGGTACAAGCTTCGCTCCAAACcggggaagaaggaaaaggagagaggggagatTGAGGTGGACATCCAGTTCATGCGGAGCAACATGACAGCCAGCATGTTCGACTTGTCCATCAAAGACAAGTCTCGCTCTCCGTTTGGCAAGATCAAAGACAAGCTgaaggggaagaggagcagCGGGCTTTCCGACACGGCCTCCGAGATCGTTCCCAGCACCACTCACTCCCCAGCTGATAGCGAAGATGAGTCAGCcgagaaggagaaggagaagaagaaatcaaagTTCAAAACCCTGTTTTCCAAACCTGGCCTGCAGAAGACTTCCCTCTCCCAGTCCATGTCTGTCCTGCCTACGCCCCAGCCCGGGGCCGAGCGGGTCAGGCTGCGGCCCAGTGACTTCCAGTCGCAGTGGGATGACGACGAGTCGGAGACCTCTCCGACCTCAGAAAGTGAGTATGAAGCATGAGGCCTTTCCCCAAAATTCTTGCTTGCACTTCTCATGCTCCTCAGAATATTAGTAAGTTCTTCTTAATGAACAAACCCTAGGAAGTCACTTCTGCCAGTGGTGGTGTGTGGGTGTGTAGGATACTGGGCACGGCCAGCTGAGCTTTCCTTGGGAGAGCTCAGAAGCCGTGAGCAAAGCGTGCACCCGGTGGTGGTGCAGTGTGGCACTGAGCATCTGCGGTACTTTTAGGCCACTGGGAGGCTCGTGTGAGCCTGCCTGCTGAGGGCAGACCCTGCTAAGGGACACAGGGGATGTGGGAACGGCGGTGCAGTCACACTTGTGTCTGATGCTGTGCTCAGTTAGCGAGCTGTGAAGCATTCAGGCTGTTAGGAGGTGTTCTTAGATCTTGAATTTCtccccattatttttttccaggagccTTTGGAAATGCCCTGGAAGAGAAGTTTCCTTCTCCTGTGTTTAAATCTCGTAAAACAGCGACTTTGGACAACAGGCAACTAAACCAAACGGCCACTAGCAACACCAAGAAGGAAGGGCTCTCCTTATTCAGTGGCCTTAAATCCAAAAATGATCCGGTCTCCAAATCCAGCCTGTGCATCAACGGCAGTCACGTTTACATGGAAGAGAGCGCGCTGAAGGACAACACTCCAGcttcttccccctctcctctcaaCTTCAGGAGGAAGCAGCTCTTTGCTTCAGAAGAGAACCTGTCTTCCAGATCTGCTAAAGGACATGAAGAGGTGGGCAGAACGTCTCCCAGCCATGCTTTGTCTGGGTCTGCATCCCTGGAGACCTTTAAATCGATGACTTTGCCATCGTACAAACTGCTTAGTGGTGAGGAGAACCCGGAAACCAGCACTCCCCTGACCATCGAGGTCATTAAAGAGACCAAAAAAACGGACC
The Anas acuta chromosome 27, bAnaAcu1.1, whole genome shotgun sequence DNA segment above includes these coding regions:
- the RAB11FIP1 gene encoding rab11 family-interacting protein 1 isoform X3; translated protein: MAAPGWAPTHVQVTVLRARGLRAKGASGGSDAYAVMALGREKFSTSVAERCQGRPEWRQEATFELPPAAASLRLTVLHRALVGLDKFLGRAEVDLAALRGDGGRRHTRWYKLRSKPGKKEKERGEIEVDIQFMRSNMTASMFDLSIKDKSRSPFGKIKDKLKGKRSSGLSDTASEIVPSTTHSPADSEDESAEKEKEKKKSKFKTLFSKPGLQKTSLSQSMSVLPTPQPGAERVRLRPSDFQSQWDDDESETSPTSERAFGNALEEKFPSPVFKSRKTATLDNRQLNQTATSNTKKEGLSLFSGLKSKNDPVSKSSLCINGSHVYMEESALKDNTPASSPSPLNFRRKQLFASEENLSSRSAKGHEEVGRTSPSHALSGSASLETFKSMTLPSYKLLSGEENPETSTPLTIEVIKETKKTDHKKSALLSLVTGKKEAAKTSDAERIPERNSERIPKEEETKAAEEKSEQEAKRLESSADVSRGNPPEDGRLEEVPTNKQPHNPFEEEQKPEKAAAAAKTKAVKPRLHPVKPMNATANKSQSKNLNVISTMNEKLIEMNVKKYDPSDPAYAYAQLTHDELIQLVLKQKDTISKKDLQVRELEDYIDNLLVRVMEETPNILRVPTSGNRKAGKM
- the RAB11FIP1 gene encoding rab11 family-interacting protein 1 isoform X4, which gives rise to MAAPGWAPTHVQVTVLRARGLRAKGASGGSDAYAVMALGREKFSTSVAERCQGRPEWRQEATFELPPAAASLRLTVLHRALVGLDKFLGRAEVDLAALRGDGGRRHTRWYKLRSKPGKKEKERGEIEVDIQFMRSNMTASMFDLSIKDKSRSPFGKIKDKLKGKRSSGLSDTASEIVPSTTHSPADSEDESAEKEKEKKKSKFKTLFSKPGLQKTSLSQSMSVLPTPQPGAERVRLRPSDFQSQWDDDESETSPTSERAFGNALEEKFPSPVFKSRKTATLDNRQLNQTATSNTKKEGLSLFSGLKSKNDPVSKSSLCINGSHVYMEESALKDNTPASSPSPLNFRRKQLFASEENLSSRSAKGHEEVGRTSPSHALSGSASLETFKSMTLPSYKLLSGEENPETSTPLTIEVIKETKKTDHKKSALLSLVTGKKEAAKTSDAERIPERNSERIPKEEETKAAEEKSEQEAKRLESSADVSRGNPPEDGRLEEVPTNKQPHNPFEEEQKPEKAAAAAKTKAVKPRGVNLGALLLVALFTATRSTSVAVTHTAFSEILLMCNYTGRAFTGGNQSHASYSCT
- the RAB11FIP1 gene encoding rab11 family-interacting protein 1 isoform X2 — protein: MAAPGWAPTHVQVTVLRARGLRAKGASGGSDAYAVMALGREKFSTSVAERCQGRPEWRQEATFELPPAAASLRLTVLHRALVGLDKFLGRAEVDLAALRGDGGRRHTRWYKLRSKPGKKEKERGEIEVDIQFMRSNMTASMFDLSIKDKSRSPFGKIKDKLKGKRSSGLSDTASEIVPSTTHSPADSEDESAEKEKEKKKSKFKTLFSKPGLQKTSLSQSMSVLPTPQPGAERVRLRPSDFQSQWDDDESETSPTSERAFGNALEEKFPSPVFKSRKTATLDNRQLNQTATSNTKKEGLSLFSGLKSKNDPVSKSSLCINGSHVYMEESALKDNTPASSPSPLNFRRKQLFASEENLSSRSAKGHEEVGRTSPSHALSGSASLETFKSMTLPSYKLLSGEENPETSTPLTIEVIKETKKTDHKKSALLSLVTGKKEAAKTSDAERIPERNSERIPKEEETKAAEEKSEQEAKRLESSADVSRGNPPEDGRLEEVPTNKQPHNPFEEEQKPEKAAAAAKTKAVKPSPSQPCSAFRSFSSDTPSHRAESPKKPTAEGCADKAGISGKKKLLQAWVSPSETYPNQTQQGGETMSPKHRLHPVKPMNATANKSQSKNLNVISTMNEKLIEMNVKKYDPSDPAYAYAQLTHDELIQLVLKQKDTISKKDLQVRELEDYIDNLLVRVMEETPNILRVPTSGNRKAGKM
- the RAB11FIP1 gene encoding rab11 family-interacting protein 1 isoform X5, with the protein product MAAPGWAPTHVQVTVLRARGLRAKGASGGSDAYAVMALGREKFSTSVAERCQGRPEWRQEATFELPPAAASLRLTVLHRALVGLDKFLGRAEVDLAALRGDGGRRHTRWYKLRSKPGKKEKERGEIEVDIQFMRSNMTASMFDLSIKDKSRSPFGKIKDKLKGKRSSGLSDTASEIVPSTTHSPADSEDESAEKEKEKKKSKFKTLFSKPGLQKTSLSQSMSVLPTPQPGAERVRLRPSDFQSQWDDDESETSPTSERAFGNALEEKFPSPVFKSRKTATLDNRQLNQTATSNTKKEGLSLFSGLKSKNDPVSKSSLCINGSHVYMEESALKDNTPASSPSPLNFRRKQLFASEENLSSRSAKGHEEVGRTSPSHALSGSASLETFKSMTLPSYKLLSGEENPETSTPLTIEVIKETKKTDHKKSALLSLVTGKKEAAKTSDAERIPERNSERIPKEEETKAAEEKSEQEAKRLESSADVSRGNPPEDGRLEEVPTNKQPHNPFEEEQKPEKAAAAAKTKAVKPRGVNLGALLLVALFTATRSTSVAVTHTAFSEILLMCNYSFTALLCLSLLLL